From a region of the Triticum aestivum cultivar Chinese Spring chromosome 7D, IWGSC CS RefSeq v2.1, whole genome shotgun sequence genome:
- the LOC123168205 gene encoding F-box protein At5g49610 — translation MRRSRMPDKRGAAVIDDLPDDIIFGKILITLPPKDIGRCRMVRTSWRSATFTPEFMAEHRRRQPSLPIIDGNGQLASFVTLRADASAGATSQQIWPFLCSCRKSCCEIRLHASSDGFLIVSRGDRFYICNPTTRKHAHLPFPRPPLPRSSCIKDISIHGLYQHKSTGKYRLLLSNIHKKEATLYVLTVGANESRSIQVVMPTLPSPSPEQTRSLLCKLCWPSPVHYRGNLHWLFRPDRIPGIRSTGDIIVFDTEAETFRWMRNPANDYTMNRLFDMEGTPAFLGTSAHVNTATTAMDVWVMQDYEAETWAFKYRIDVSMIEASRLLDSASPKETSKRNLPLDSTVRFFSGMTPLNERGLLVSFNDKHVLRCDTDGKFLGLVTIGKRQYCMELTGHRLQESIMPIPSGEMQGEDEDFPFSREHAF, via the coding sequence ATGCGACGGAGCAGGATGCCTGATAAGAGAGGTGCGGCCGTGATCGAcgacctgcccgacgacatcatcTTCGGCAAGATCCTCATCACGCTGCCGCCCAAGGACATCGGGCGCTGCCGCATGGTCCGCACGTCGTGGCGCAGCGCCACATTCACGCCGGAATTCATGGCCGAGCACCGCCGCCGGCAGCCGTCGCTCCCCATCATCGACGGGAACGGGCAGCTAGCCAGTTTCGTCACCCTCCGTGCCGATGCTTCCGCCGGAGCCACCAGCCAGCAGATCTGGCCCTTCCTCTGCAGTTGCCGTAAATCTTGCTGCGAGATTCGCCTCCATGCCTCGAGCGATGGCTTCCTCATCGTCTCGCGGGGAGACCGGTTCTACATCTGCAACCCGACCACCCGCAAGCACGCTCACCTGCCATTTCCTCGCCCTCCTCTGCCGCGCTCCTCCTGCATCAAAGACATCTCCATACACGGCCTCTACCAGCACAAATCAACCGGGAAATACAGGCTGCTCTTGTCCAATATTCACAAGAAAGAAGCCACATTGTACGTCCTCACCGTGGGAGCCAACGAGTCGAGGAGCATCCAAGTCGTCATGCCAACACTGCCTTCGCCTTCCCCGGAACAAACGCGCTCGTTACTCTGTAAGCTATGCTGGCCCTCACCAGTCCACTACCGTGGCAATCTCCACTGGTTGTTTAGGCCCGATCGCATTCCTGGCATCCGCAGCACCGGAGACATTATTGTGTTCGACACAGAAGCTGAGACATTCCGCTGGATGAGAAACCCTGCCAACGACTACACCATGAACAGGTTGTTTGACATGGAGGGCACGCCTGCTTTCCTCGGTACGTCGGCTCATGTcaacaccgccaccaccgccatggACGTTTGGGTGATGCAGGACTACGAGGCTGAAACCTGGGCCTTCAAGTACCGGATCGACGTATCAATGATAGAGGCGTCACGGCTACTTGATTCAGCTTCTCCCAAAGAGACAAGTAAAAGGAATCTACCACTTGATTCAACAGTGAGATTTTTCAGTGGGATGACTCCGCTTAATGAGCGCGGGCTGCTCGTCAGCTTTAATGATAAACATGTCTTGCGTTGCGACACTGACGGCAAGTTCTTAGGACTGGTGACCATTGGTAAGAGACAGTATTGTATGGAGCTTACCGGTCATCGCCTCCAAGAGAGCATTATGCCGATTCCCTCGGGTGAGATGCAAGGAGAAGATGAGGACTTTCCGTTCTCCAGAGAGCATGCCTTCTGA